From a single Glycine soja cultivar W05 chromosome 19, ASM419377v2, whole genome shotgun sequence genomic region:
- the LOC114398739 gene encoding uncharacterized protein LOC114398739, producing MHPEFLDEDIMALFEEEGEDEDKDKWILWFDGVSNVLGHGIETVLVSPDKQCLPFTTRLCFNCTNNMVEYEACTLGIQAAIDFRVKLLKVYDDSTLVIHQLKGEWETRDHKLIPYQAFIKELMEIFDDISFHHIPREKNQMVDALATLSSMFKIGPHGDLSCIDIKCHIKPAHFCFIEKDEDDKPWYFDIKRYIKDKDYPPEASNNDKRTLRRLTTSFLLSEDVLYKRNNDMVLLQCVNANEAEQILTEVHEGSFGTHSNGHAMA from the coding sequence ATGCATCCAGAATTCCTCGACGAGGATattatggccttgtttgaggaagaGGGTGAAGATGAAGACAAAGACAAGTGGATTTTATGGTTTGATGGTGTGTCTAATGTATTGGGTCATGGAATTGAGACAGTGTTGGTTTCGCCAGACAAACAATGTTTGCCTTTCACGACTAGATTGTGTTTCAATTGTACAAATAATATGGTGGAGTACGAAGCATGCACCTTAGGAATCCAAGCAGCAATCGACTTTAGGGTTAAGTTGCTCAAAGTGTACGATGACTCAACATTGGTAATTCATCAGTTGAAAGGTGAATGGGAGACCAGAGACCATAAGTTGATACCTTACCAGGCTTTCATCAAGGAATTGATGGAAATCTTTGATGATATATCATTTCATCACATTCCTAGAGAGAAAAACCAAATGGTTGATGCTCTTGCCACTCTGTCATCCATGTTCAAAATAGGCCCTCATGGAGATTTGTCATGCATAGACATCAAATGTCACATTAAGCCTGCACACTTTTGTTTCATAGAAAAAGATGAGGATgataagccttggtatttcgatatcaaacGATACATCAAGGACAAGGATTACCCACCTGAGGCCTCTAACAATGACAAGAGGACGTTACGGAGGTTGACAACTAGTTTCCTCCTGAGTGAGGATGtcctatataaaagaaacaatgATATGGTATTGCTGCAGTGTGTGAATGCAAATGAGGCTGAGCAAATACTAACGGAGGTGCATGAAGGATCCTTTGGCACCCATTCTAATGGGCATGCCATGGCCTGA